The following are encoded together in the Citrus sinensis cultivar Valencia sweet orange chromosome 1, DVS_A1.0, whole genome shotgun sequence genome:
- the LOC102616440 gene encoding 3-ketoacyl-CoA synthase 2-like has protein sequence MSKSVGVLGTLYFMSRPRKVYLVDFACYKPGPERQGTREFFMEWSAKIGCFSEENLAFQKKILERSGLGQHTYFPEVVMRFPPNPCMAEARKEAETVVFGAIDELLSKTGVKAKDIGILVVNCSGFCPAPSLSAMIVNHYKLRGNIMSYNLGGMGCSAALISVDLAKQLLQLHPNSYALVMSMENITLYWYFGNDRSMLVSNCLFRMGGAAILLSNRSSDRRRSKYQLIHTVRTHKGADDRCYNCILQREDDTKRVGVSLSKDLMAVAGEALTTNITILAPLVLPMSEKLLFFATLVAKKVFKMKIEPYIPDFKLAFEHFCIHAGGRAVLDELEKNLELSQWHMEPSRMTLYRFGNTSSSSSWYGLAYSEAKGRMRKGDRTWQIAFGSGFKCNSAVWQALRTINPAKEKNPWIDEIHEFPVRVPRVAPVDLKAP, from the exons ATGTCCAAGTCTGTTGGTGTTTTGGGCACGCTTTACTTTATGAGCCGCCCGAGAAAAGTGTACTTGGTTGATTTTGCATGTTACAAGCCGGGGCCAGAGCGGCAGGGCACTAGAGAATTTTTCATGGAGTGGTCGGCGAAGATTGGTTGTTTTTCGGAAGAGAACTTGGCATTTCAGAAGAAAATTCTTGAACGGTCTGGCTTGGGGCAGCACACTTATTTCCCTGAGGTCGTGATGCGTTTCCCGCCGAACCCTTGTATGGCTGAGGCTCGGAAGGAAGCTGAGACGGTCGTGTTTGGTGCCATTGATGAGCTCTTGTCCAAAACTGGCGTAAAGGCTAAAGATATTGGGATTCTTGTGGTGAATTGCAGCGGGTTCTGTCCAGCACCATCTTTGTCGGCCATGATTGTAAATCATTACAAGCTTAGAGGCAACATTATGAGCTATAATCTTGGTGGCATGGGTTGCAGTGCTGCACTTATTTCAGTAGACCTTGCCAAACAGCTTTTACAG CTGCACCCCAATTCCTATGCCTTGGTAATGAGCATGGAGAACATAACACTCTACTGGTACTTTGGCAACGACAGGTCCATGCTTGTATCAAATTGCCTCTTCCGCATGGGTGGTGCCGCTATCCTTTTATCTAACCGATCCTCCGATCGCCGTCGATCAAAGTACCAACTCATCCACACTGTCAGAACCCACAAGGGAGCTGATGACAGGTGCTACAATTGTATCTTACAAAGAGAAGATGACACCAAAAGAGTTGGAGTTTCACTCTCAAAGGACCTCATGGCTGTCGCTGGAGAAGCCCTTACGACTAATATCACAATACTGGCACCACTAGTCCTCCCAATGTCAGAAAAACTCTTGTTTTTTGCAACTTTGGTTGCTAAAAAAgtctttaaaatgaaaatcgAGCCTTATATCCCAGATTTTAAGTTGGCTTTTGAGCATTTCTGCATCCATGCCGGAGGCAGAGCGGTGTTAGATGAGCTAGAGAAGAATCTTGAGCTCAGTCAATGGCATATGGAGCCTTCCAGAATGACTCTTTACAGATTTGGTAACACTTCTAGCAGCTCTTCGTGGTATGGATTGGCTTACTCTGAGGCTAAGGGGAGAATGAGAAAAGGTGACAGAACATGGCAGATAGCATTTGGATCAGGATTCAAGTGTAACAGTGCTGTGTGGCAAGCATTGAGGACTATCAATCCTGCAAAGGAGAAGAATCCTTGGATTGATGAGATTCATGAGTTTCCTGTTCGTGTCCCTAGAGTAGCACCTGTTGATTTGAAGGCTCCTTAA